In Elaeis guineensis isolate ETL-2024a chromosome 1, EG11, whole genome shotgun sequence, a genomic segment contains:
- the LOC105039045 gene encoding LOW QUALITY PROTEIN: uncharacterized protein (The sequence of the model RefSeq protein was modified relative to this genomic sequence to represent the inferred CDS: inserted 2 bases in 2 codons) — MTMDSSKRSALLLTFMLFISSLTPIVGCGRCPXPPTTKPKPPKSKPPKAKPPKAKPPIIVKPPITHPPIIVKPPITXPPIIVKPPITVPPVIGYPPITVPPVVGRPPTTPPGTGNTPCPPPPSPPPPAPATCPVDSLKLGACVDLLGGLVHIGIGDPVVNQCCPLLQGLVEIEAAVCLCTTIKLKLLNINIYLPLALQLLLTCGKTPPPGYTCTI, encoded by the exons aTGACCATGGACTCCTCCAAACGCTCAGCCCTCCTCCTAACCTTCATGCTCTTTATTTCCTCCCTTACTCCCATTGTTGGCTGTGGCCGTTGCC TACCCCCCACCACCAAGCCCAAGCCTCCCAAGTCCAAGCCCCCCAAAGCTAAGCCCCCCAAAGCCAAGCCCCCTATCATCGTCAAACCTCCCATCACCCACCCCCCCATCATCGTCAAACCTCCCATCA CACCCCCCATCATCGTCAAACCTCCCATCACCGTCCCCCCGGTCATCGGATATCCACCCATCACTGTCCCCCCGGTAGTCGGGCGTCCTCCCACCACTCCCCCGGGGACTGGAAACACGCCGTGCCCTCCTCCACCATCACCACCACCTCCGGCACCGGCGACATGCCCGGTGGACTCCCTTAAGCTCGGCGCTTGCGTCGACCTGCTCGGTGGGCTGGTGCACATTGGCATCGGCGACCCGGTCGTCAACCAGTGCTGCCCGCTGCTCCAAGGCCTCGTGGAGATCGAGGCTGCTGTGTGCTTGTGCACCACCATTAAGCTCAAGCTGCTCAACATTAATATCTACCTCCCACTGGCGCTCCAGCTCCTTCTCACCTGTGGCAAGACTCCTCCTCCTGGTTACACTTGCACCATTTAA
- the LOC105039046 gene encoding uncharacterized protein isoform X1 — MDNRDSSVAPAAVAAGKDGSAEEDGLLSVTAGLAKEAAVLFQSRRYSECIDVLKQLLQKKEDDPKILHNIAVAEYYHDGCPDPKKLLDVFKRVKKRSEDLAHKSGEQMEAANSLGSNVTSGSRGSSGSLYQLSATNAGGIAYVDEFDTSIITFNTAVILYNLHNYANALSVLEPLYQNLEPIDESTALSVCLLLLDISLSSQDASKAADVIRYLEKSFGVSSFSNQCDNGSLQHQPLNQFKAAGTSNIAASDASSSDSSASANAAENSLVGNLSDEALEYETLYSTLDGGNQNLGRPTSNDHSKTSADWAATATDLKLKMHIYKVRLLLLTRNLKSAKRELKLAMNMVRGKDSSTELLLKSQLEYARGNHRKAIKLLDTISNRTEPVMLSMYNNNIGCILHQQMSHHTSNWFFNKALRHSLLLQSEKPLKLAAFSQDKSCLIAYNCGLQHLACGKPLAAARCFHQAIPVFSNRPLFWLRFAECCLLALEKGLLSASSSGENIEVHVAGSGKWRQLVVNYVNSRFSNSDSTTGDVVTNGDDQILISLPFARHCLLNAQLLLDTLDWKMTELDASALALEVADPNLGASINLKNSNQKNLPSGDSKALNSTSASTAVSLNCDPKETKGGTSSSTTLQISVARYEDVCRKENHRIRQAVLGDLAYVGLCLEDPLKALVAAKSLQHLPDCSKMHLFLGHVYAAEALCCLNRPKEAAEQLLVYIADGQNVELPYTNEDREKWSNEKAADYEESNGSLTAKTTVEGTKTTVEGSRDIMGFLKPDEARGALYVNLAAMSAIQGDLGQASHFAKQGLSSLPNSPRVLLAVVYVDLLQGKTQEALAKLRKCRRVRFLCSNVKMSS; from the exons ATGGACAATCGGGATTCGTCTGTGGCTCCAGCAGCAGTGGCAGCGGGCAAGGACGGGTCCGCGGAGGAGGATGGGCTTTTGTCCGTCACGGCGGGTCTGGCCAAAGAGGCTGCCGTTCTTTTTCAGAGCCGGCGCTACTCTGAGTGTATCGATGTGTTGAAGCAGCTGCTGCAGAAGAAAGAAGATGATCCCAAG ATTCTTCATAACATAGCTGTTGCAGAGTACTATCATGATGGTTGTCCTGACCCAAAAAAGCTACTTGATGTGTTCAAGAGAGTTAAG AAGAGAAGTGAAGACCTAGCTCATAAATCTGGAGAACAGATGGAAGCTGCTAACAGCCTTGGTAGCAATGTTACGTCAGGATCTAGAGGGAGTAGTGGTTCCCTGTATCAGTTGTCTGCTACAAATGCTGGTGGCATTGCTTATGTAGATGAGTTTGACACTTCCATCATCACATTCAACACT GCAGTTATCCTTTATAATCTTCATAATTATGCAAATGCATTATCGGTTCTAGAACCGTTATATCAAAATTTAGAACCCATAGATGAG TCAACAGCTCTTAGTGTGTGCCTTCTCTTACTGGATATTTCATTGTCTTCCCAAGACGCATCAAAAGCTGCT GATGTAATTCGATATCTGGAAAAATCCTTTGGTGTTAGCTCTTTCTCAAACCAATGTGATAATGGAAGCCTGCAGCATCAACCTTTGAACCAATTTAAAGCTGCTGGAACAAGtaatattgctgcatcagatgcttctAGTTCAGATTCAAGTGCCAGTGCAAATGCTGCTGAGAACTCTCTGGTGGGAAATTTATCTGATGAAGCATTAGAGTATGAAACCTTGTACTCAACATTGGATGGTGGAAATCAGAACTTGGGTAGGCCAACCTCGAATGATCACTCAAAAACCTCAGCTGATTGGGCTGCTACTGCCACTGATCTAAAACTGAAAATGCATATTTACAAGGTCCGACTTCTGCTCCTTACTAGGAACCTGAAGAGTGCAAAACGTGAGCTTAAGCTTGCCATGAACATGGTACGTGGTAAAGATTCATCTACAGAGCTCCTCCTGAAGTCTCAGTTAGAGTATGCTCGTGGCAACCATCGCAAGGCTATAAAACTTTTGGATACAATTAGTAACCGAACAGAACCAGTAATGCTTAGCATGTATAACAATAATATTGGGTGCATACTTCACCAGCAAATGTCGCACCACACATCAAACTGGTTCTTTAACAAGGCACTGAGGCACAGCTTGTTGCTTCAATCAGAGAAGCCTTTGAAGCTTGCTGCTTTTTCACAGGACAAATCCTGTCTCATTGCATACAACTGTGGGCTTCAGCATTTAGCGTGTGGAAAGCCATTGGCTGCAGCTCGCTGTTTTCATCAAGCCATTCCAGTCTTTAGCAACCGACCACTCTTCTGGCTCCGTTTTGCTGAATGCTGTCTCCTGGCACTAGAGAAGGGGTTGCTAAGTGCTTCTTCAAGTGGTGAAAATATTGAAGTTCATGTTGCTGGTTCAGGCAAATGGCGGCAACTAGTTGTCAACTATGTGAACTCAAGATTTAGCAATTCAGATTCTACAACAGGAGATGTTGTGACCAATGGCGACGATCAGATCTTGATCTCACTTCCATTTGCTCGGCATTGTCTTCTCAATGCTCAGCTGTTATTAGATACTTTGGATTGGAAAATGACGGAACTTGATGCCTCAGCCTTGGCATTGGAAGTGGCTGATCCTAACCTGGGAGCATCTATAAACCTTAAGAATTCAAACCAGAAGAATTTGCCGAGCGGGGACTCAAAAGCATTGAATTCAACATCAGCATCCACTGCAGTCAGTTTAAATTGTGATCCTAAAGAAACTAAGGGTGGTACCAGCTCGAGTACCACCTTACAGATCTCAGTTGCTAGATATGAGGACGTGTGCAGAAAAGAAAACCACAGAATAAGGCAAGCTGTTTTAGGAGACCTTGCATATGTTGGATTGTGCTTAGAAGATCCTTTGAAAGCATTGGTTGCTGCAAAGTCCCTCCAGCATCTGCCAGACTGTTCTAAAATGCATCTCTTTCTTGGTCATGTATATGCCGCTGAAGCACTCTGTTGCCTGAACCGACCTAAAGAAGCTGCGGAGCAGTTATTAGTCTATATAGCAGATGGACAAAATGTCGAGTTGCCATACACTAATGAAGACAGAGAGAAGTGGAGTAATGAGAAAGCTGCTGATTATGAGGAGTCAAATGGCTCTCTTACTGCCAAAACAACTGTGGAAGGGACCAAAACAACTGTGGAAGGGTCCCGAGATATTATGGGGTTCCTGAAGCCTGATGAGGCTCGTGGGGCCCTGTATGTGAACCTTGCCGCCATGTCTGCAATCCAGGGTGATCTTGGGCAGGCAAGCCACTTTGCAAAGCAAGGTCTCTCTTCCCTGCCCAACAGTCCAAGAGTATTGCTTGCAGTAGTATATGTGGATCTTCTGCAGGGGAAAACACAAGAGGCTCTTGCTAAGTTGAGAAAGTGTAGGAGGGTAAGGTTCCTTTGTAGTAATGTGAAAATGAGCAGCTGA
- the LOC105039046 gene encoding uncharacterized protein isoform X2, producing MDNRDSSVAPAAVAAGKDGSAEEDGLLSVTAGLAKEAAVLFQSRRYSECIDVLKQLLQKKEDDPKILHNIAVAEYYHDGCPDPKKLLDVFKRVKRSEDLAHKSGEQMEAANSLGSNVTSGSRGSSGSLYQLSATNAGGIAYVDEFDTSIITFNTAVILYNLHNYANALSVLEPLYQNLEPIDESTALSVCLLLLDISLSSQDASKAADVIRYLEKSFGVSSFSNQCDNGSLQHQPLNQFKAAGTSNIAASDASSSDSSASANAAENSLVGNLSDEALEYETLYSTLDGGNQNLGRPTSNDHSKTSADWAATATDLKLKMHIYKVRLLLLTRNLKSAKRELKLAMNMVRGKDSSTELLLKSQLEYARGNHRKAIKLLDTISNRTEPVMLSMYNNNIGCILHQQMSHHTSNWFFNKALRHSLLLQSEKPLKLAAFSQDKSCLIAYNCGLQHLACGKPLAAARCFHQAIPVFSNRPLFWLRFAECCLLALEKGLLSASSSGENIEVHVAGSGKWRQLVVNYVNSRFSNSDSTTGDVVTNGDDQILISLPFARHCLLNAQLLLDTLDWKMTELDASALALEVADPNLGASINLKNSNQKNLPSGDSKALNSTSASTAVSLNCDPKETKGGTSSSTTLQISVARYEDVCRKENHRIRQAVLGDLAYVGLCLEDPLKALVAAKSLQHLPDCSKMHLFLGHVYAAEALCCLNRPKEAAEQLLVYIADGQNVELPYTNEDREKWSNEKAADYEESNGSLTAKTTVEGTKTTVEGSRDIMGFLKPDEARGALYVNLAAMSAIQGDLGQASHFAKQGLSSLPNSPRVLLAVVYVDLLQGKTQEALAKLRKCRRVRFLCSNVKMSS from the exons ATGGACAATCGGGATTCGTCTGTGGCTCCAGCAGCAGTGGCAGCGGGCAAGGACGGGTCCGCGGAGGAGGATGGGCTTTTGTCCGTCACGGCGGGTCTGGCCAAAGAGGCTGCCGTTCTTTTTCAGAGCCGGCGCTACTCTGAGTGTATCGATGTGTTGAAGCAGCTGCTGCAGAAGAAAGAAGATGATCCCAAG ATTCTTCATAACATAGCTGTTGCAGAGTACTATCATGATGGTTGTCCTGACCCAAAAAAGCTACTTGATGTGTTCAAGAGAGTTAAG AGAAGTGAAGACCTAGCTCATAAATCTGGAGAACAGATGGAAGCTGCTAACAGCCTTGGTAGCAATGTTACGTCAGGATCTAGAGGGAGTAGTGGTTCCCTGTATCAGTTGTCTGCTACAAATGCTGGTGGCATTGCTTATGTAGATGAGTTTGACACTTCCATCATCACATTCAACACT GCAGTTATCCTTTATAATCTTCATAATTATGCAAATGCATTATCGGTTCTAGAACCGTTATATCAAAATTTAGAACCCATAGATGAG TCAACAGCTCTTAGTGTGTGCCTTCTCTTACTGGATATTTCATTGTCTTCCCAAGACGCATCAAAAGCTGCT GATGTAATTCGATATCTGGAAAAATCCTTTGGTGTTAGCTCTTTCTCAAACCAATGTGATAATGGAAGCCTGCAGCATCAACCTTTGAACCAATTTAAAGCTGCTGGAACAAGtaatattgctgcatcagatgcttctAGTTCAGATTCAAGTGCCAGTGCAAATGCTGCTGAGAACTCTCTGGTGGGAAATTTATCTGATGAAGCATTAGAGTATGAAACCTTGTACTCAACATTGGATGGTGGAAATCAGAACTTGGGTAGGCCAACCTCGAATGATCACTCAAAAACCTCAGCTGATTGGGCTGCTACTGCCACTGATCTAAAACTGAAAATGCATATTTACAAGGTCCGACTTCTGCTCCTTACTAGGAACCTGAAGAGTGCAAAACGTGAGCTTAAGCTTGCCATGAACATGGTACGTGGTAAAGATTCATCTACAGAGCTCCTCCTGAAGTCTCAGTTAGAGTATGCTCGTGGCAACCATCGCAAGGCTATAAAACTTTTGGATACAATTAGTAACCGAACAGAACCAGTAATGCTTAGCATGTATAACAATAATATTGGGTGCATACTTCACCAGCAAATGTCGCACCACACATCAAACTGGTTCTTTAACAAGGCACTGAGGCACAGCTTGTTGCTTCAATCAGAGAAGCCTTTGAAGCTTGCTGCTTTTTCACAGGACAAATCCTGTCTCATTGCATACAACTGTGGGCTTCAGCATTTAGCGTGTGGAAAGCCATTGGCTGCAGCTCGCTGTTTTCATCAAGCCATTCCAGTCTTTAGCAACCGACCACTCTTCTGGCTCCGTTTTGCTGAATGCTGTCTCCTGGCACTAGAGAAGGGGTTGCTAAGTGCTTCTTCAAGTGGTGAAAATATTGAAGTTCATGTTGCTGGTTCAGGCAAATGGCGGCAACTAGTTGTCAACTATGTGAACTCAAGATTTAGCAATTCAGATTCTACAACAGGAGATGTTGTGACCAATGGCGACGATCAGATCTTGATCTCACTTCCATTTGCTCGGCATTGTCTTCTCAATGCTCAGCTGTTATTAGATACTTTGGATTGGAAAATGACGGAACTTGATGCCTCAGCCTTGGCATTGGAAGTGGCTGATCCTAACCTGGGAGCATCTATAAACCTTAAGAATTCAAACCAGAAGAATTTGCCGAGCGGGGACTCAAAAGCATTGAATTCAACATCAGCATCCACTGCAGTCAGTTTAAATTGTGATCCTAAAGAAACTAAGGGTGGTACCAGCTCGAGTACCACCTTACAGATCTCAGTTGCTAGATATGAGGACGTGTGCAGAAAAGAAAACCACAGAATAAGGCAAGCTGTTTTAGGAGACCTTGCATATGTTGGATTGTGCTTAGAAGATCCTTTGAAAGCATTGGTTGCTGCAAAGTCCCTCCAGCATCTGCCAGACTGTTCTAAAATGCATCTCTTTCTTGGTCATGTATATGCCGCTGAAGCACTCTGTTGCCTGAACCGACCTAAAGAAGCTGCGGAGCAGTTATTAGTCTATATAGCAGATGGACAAAATGTCGAGTTGCCATACACTAATGAAGACAGAGAGAAGTGGAGTAATGAGAAAGCTGCTGATTATGAGGAGTCAAATGGCTCTCTTACTGCCAAAACAACTGTGGAAGGGACCAAAACAACTGTGGAAGGGTCCCGAGATATTATGGGGTTCCTGAAGCCTGATGAGGCTCGTGGGGCCCTGTATGTGAACCTTGCCGCCATGTCTGCAATCCAGGGTGATCTTGGGCAGGCAAGCCACTTTGCAAAGCAAGGTCTCTCTTCCCTGCCCAACAGTCCAAGAGTATTGCTTGCAGTAGTATATGTGGATCTTCTGCAGGGGAAAACACAAGAGGCTCTTGCTAAGTTGAGAAAGTGTAGGAGGGTAAGGTTCCTTTGTAGTAATGTGAAAATGAGCAGCTGA
- the LOC105039046 gene encoding uncharacterized protein isoform X3: MEAANSLGSNVTSGSRGSSGSLYQLSATNAGGIAYVDEFDTSIITFNTAVILYNLHNYANALSVLEPLYQNLEPIDESTALSVCLLLLDISLSSQDASKAADVIRYLEKSFGVSSFSNQCDNGSLQHQPLNQFKAAGTSNIAASDASSSDSSASANAAENSLVGNLSDEALEYETLYSTLDGGNQNLGRPTSNDHSKTSADWAATATDLKLKMHIYKVRLLLLTRNLKSAKRELKLAMNMVRGKDSSTELLLKSQLEYARGNHRKAIKLLDTISNRTEPVMLSMYNNNIGCILHQQMSHHTSNWFFNKALRHSLLLQSEKPLKLAAFSQDKSCLIAYNCGLQHLACGKPLAAARCFHQAIPVFSNRPLFWLRFAECCLLALEKGLLSASSSGENIEVHVAGSGKWRQLVVNYVNSRFSNSDSTTGDVVTNGDDQILISLPFARHCLLNAQLLLDTLDWKMTELDASALALEVADPNLGASINLKNSNQKNLPSGDSKALNSTSASTAVSLNCDPKETKGGTSSSTTLQISVARYEDVCRKENHRIRQAVLGDLAYVGLCLEDPLKALVAAKSLQHLPDCSKMHLFLGHVYAAEALCCLNRPKEAAEQLLVYIADGQNVELPYTNEDREKWSNEKAADYEESNGSLTAKTTVEGTKTTVEGSRDIMGFLKPDEARGALYVNLAAMSAIQGDLGQASHFAKQGLSSLPNSPRVLLAVVYVDLLQGKTQEALAKLRKCRRVRFLCSNVKMSS, from the exons ATGGAAGCTGCTAACAGCCTTGGTAGCAATGTTACGTCAGGATCTAGAGGGAGTAGTGGTTCCCTGTATCAGTTGTCTGCTACAAATGCTGGTGGCATTGCTTATGTAGATGAGTTTGACACTTCCATCATCACATTCAACACT GCAGTTATCCTTTATAATCTTCATAATTATGCAAATGCATTATCGGTTCTAGAACCGTTATATCAAAATTTAGAACCCATAGATGAG TCAACAGCTCTTAGTGTGTGCCTTCTCTTACTGGATATTTCATTGTCTTCCCAAGACGCATCAAAAGCTGCT GATGTAATTCGATATCTGGAAAAATCCTTTGGTGTTAGCTCTTTCTCAAACCAATGTGATAATGGAAGCCTGCAGCATCAACCTTTGAACCAATTTAAAGCTGCTGGAACAAGtaatattgctgcatcagatgcttctAGTTCAGATTCAAGTGCCAGTGCAAATGCTGCTGAGAACTCTCTGGTGGGAAATTTATCTGATGAAGCATTAGAGTATGAAACCTTGTACTCAACATTGGATGGTGGAAATCAGAACTTGGGTAGGCCAACCTCGAATGATCACTCAAAAACCTCAGCTGATTGGGCTGCTACTGCCACTGATCTAAAACTGAAAATGCATATTTACAAGGTCCGACTTCTGCTCCTTACTAGGAACCTGAAGAGTGCAAAACGTGAGCTTAAGCTTGCCATGAACATGGTACGTGGTAAAGATTCATCTACAGAGCTCCTCCTGAAGTCTCAGTTAGAGTATGCTCGTGGCAACCATCGCAAGGCTATAAAACTTTTGGATACAATTAGTAACCGAACAGAACCAGTAATGCTTAGCATGTATAACAATAATATTGGGTGCATACTTCACCAGCAAATGTCGCACCACACATCAAACTGGTTCTTTAACAAGGCACTGAGGCACAGCTTGTTGCTTCAATCAGAGAAGCCTTTGAAGCTTGCTGCTTTTTCACAGGACAAATCCTGTCTCATTGCATACAACTGTGGGCTTCAGCATTTAGCGTGTGGAAAGCCATTGGCTGCAGCTCGCTGTTTTCATCAAGCCATTCCAGTCTTTAGCAACCGACCACTCTTCTGGCTCCGTTTTGCTGAATGCTGTCTCCTGGCACTAGAGAAGGGGTTGCTAAGTGCTTCTTCAAGTGGTGAAAATATTGAAGTTCATGTTGCTGGTTCAGGCAAATGGCGGCAACTAGTTGTCAACTATGTGAACTCAAGATTTAGCAATTCAGATTCTACAACAGGAGATGTTGTGACCAATGGCGACGATCAGATCTTGATCTCACTTCCATTTGCTCGGCATTGTCTTCTCAATGCTCAGCTGTTATTAGATACTTTGGATTGGAAAATGACGGAACTTGATGCCTCAGCCTTGGCATTGGAAGTGGCTGATCCTAACCTGGGAGCATCTATAAACCTTAAGAATTCAAACCAGAAGAATTTGCCGAGCGGGGACTCAAAAGCATTGAATTCAACATCAGCATCCACTGCAGTCAGTTTAAATTGTGATCCTAAAGAAACTAAGGGTGGTACCAGCTCGAGTACCACCTTACAGATCTCAGTTGCTAGATATGAGGACGTGTGCAGAAAAGAAAACCACAGAATAAGGCAAGCTGTTTTAGGAGACCTTGCATATGTTGGATTGTGCTTAGAAGATCCTTTGAAAGCATTGGTTGCTGCAAAGTCCCTCCAGCATCTGCCAGACTGTTCTAAAATGCATCTCTTTCTTGGTCATGTATATGCCGCTGAAGCACTCTGTTGCCTGAACCGACCTAAAGAAGCTGCGGAGCAGTTATTAGTCTATATAGCAGATGGACAAAATGTCGAGTTGCCATACACTAATGAAGACAGAGAGAAGTGGAGTAATGAGAAAGCTGCTGATTATGAGGAGTCAAATGGCTCTCTTACTGCCAAAACAACTGTGGAAGGGACCAAAACAACTGTGGAAGGGTCCCGAGATATTATGGGGTTCCTGAAGCCTGATGAGGCTCGTGGGGCCCTGTATGTGAACCTTGCCGCCATGTCTGCAATCCAGGGTGATCTTGGGCAGGCAAGCCACTTTGCAAAGCAAGGTCTCTCTTCCCTGCCCAACAGTCCAAGAGTATTGCTTGCAGTAGTATATGTGGATCTTCTGCAGGGGAAAACACAAGAGGCTCTTGCTAAGTTGAGAAAGTGTAGGAGGGTAAGGTTCCTTTGTAGTAATGTGAAAATGAGCAGCTGA